A region of Amyelois transitella isolate CPQ chromosome 19, ilAmyTran1.1, whole genome shotgun sequence DNA encodes the following proteins:
- the LOC106139986 gene encoding calphotin-like, producing MKFLAILLIVAVASAKPRAGELSEVQQIIAAIQSPSTDPATAAALEQMLQDIVGSFEPIAVGPAIVAPVDPVIVVDQPSPVAVGPAIIAPVDPVIVVDQPAAVIEPSPVALPESVDSTPIVEATPIAPASAPLVQIILNINQAESAAPVVIPPAGADSPIEAPVAVDPVNVVDQAPIDPSPVIVAPVPVDPVIVAPVPVDPVIVVPGPVAPVEPVLVGTPIIPEPVIVPEPVVVGTPVIPEPVVVPEPVVVGTPVIPEPVVVPEPVVVGTPVIPEPVIIGTPVVIPTPVITLPETLN from the coding sequence ATGAAATTCCTAGCTATTCTCCTCATCGTCGCCGTCGCTTCGGCCAAGCCCAGGGCTGGTGAGCTCTCTGAAGTGCAGCAGATCATTGCTGCCATCCAGAGCCCCAGCACCGACCCCGCGACCGCCGCCGCTCTCGAACAAATGCTGCAGGACATCGTCGGATCCTTCGAACCCATCGCTGTCGGACCCGCCATCGTCGCCCCCGTTGACCCTGTCATCGTCGTCGACCAGCCTTCTCCCGTCGCTGTTGGCCCCGCCATCATCGCCCCCGTCGACCCCGTCATCGTTGTTGACCAGCCTGCCGCCGTCATCGAGCCTAGCCCGGTGGCCCTTCCCGAATCCGTAGATTCTACCCCCATCGTTGAGGCTACCCCTATCGCCCCCGCCAGCGCTCCCCTCGTTCAGATCATCCTGAACATCAACCAGGCCGAATCTGCCGCTCCCGTGGTCATTCCCCCCGCAGGCGCTGACTCCCCCATCGAGGCTCCCGTCGCTGTTGACCCCGTCAACGTTGTGGACCAAGCCCCCATCGACCCCTCTCCCGTGATCGTTGCGCCCGTGCCTGTTGACCCCGTGATTGTGGCCCCCGTGCCTGTTGACCCCGTGATCGTCGTCCCTGGCCCCGTCGCCCCCGTGGAGCCCGTCCTCGTGGGAACCCCCATTATCCCCGAGCCAGTCATCGTGCCTGAGCCCGTCGTGGTGGGAACCCCTGTGATCCCCGAGCCCGTCGTCGTGCCTGAGCCCGTCGTGGTGGGAACCCCTGTGATCCCCGAGCCCGTCGTCGTGCCTGAGCCCGTCGTGGTGGGAACCCCCGTCATCCCCGAGCCCGTCATCATTGGCACCCCCGTCGTGATCCCCACCCCCGTGATCACCCTCCCCGAAACCCTCAACTAA